In the Quercus lobata isolate SW786 chromosome 5, ValleyOak3.0 Primary Assembly, whole genome shotgun sequence genome, one interval contains:
- the LOC115989374 gene encoding glycine-rich protein 23-like — protein MMASGTSKLILVLLLGALICTSTSARKLLNQKGALGEQKTFFDNFPGNGGGLGGGGGGGLGGGGGLGGGSGAGAGGGAGFGGGSGLGGGGGGGFGGGGLGGGSGFGGGAGAGGGFGSGTGGGLGGGGGGGFGGGGGGGGAGGGFGEGAGGGFGGGILP, from the coding sequence ATGATGGCTTCTGGTACTTCTAAGCTTATTTTGGTGCTGCTTCTTGGTGCACTTATTTGCACCAGTACTAGTGCTAGGAAGCTCTTGAACCAAAAGGGTGCATTGGGTGAGCAAAAGACATTCTTCGACAACTTTCCAGGTAATGGTGGTGGActaggtggtggtggtggtggcgggcTCGGGGGTGGCGGTGGTTTGGGTGGTGGTTCTGGTGCTGGTGCAGGTGGTGGAGCTGGATTTGGTGGGGGTTCTGGCTtgggtggaggaggaggaggagggttTGGTGGGGGTGGACTAGGTGGTGGCTCAGGTTTTGGAGGTGGAGCTGGAGCTGGAGGTGGGTTTGGGTCTGGAACAGGAGGAGGGCTTGGCGGTGGAGGTGGGGGAGGGTTtggtggtggcggcggcggTGGTGGGGCAGGTGGTGGATTTGGTGAAGGAGCTGGAGGAGGATTTGGAGGTGGAATATTGCCTTGA
- the LOC115992057 gene encoding U3 small nucleolar RNA-associated protein 6 homolog gives MADVVQYRLERMVNELDDFERRGLFTRREIAEIVKQRRKYEYRLKRPSPLKQDYLAYIEYETQLDLLRRLRKKSVARELKEKGNMKMKQYHSDFAGVTRIVEIFRLAVTRFKGDIDLWFRYLEFCRLKRNGRMKKVLAQVIRFHPKVPGVWIYAAAWEFDHNLNVPAARALMQSGLRVCPTSEDLWVEYLRMELTYLNKLKARKVALGEDEGTLVHDTRLADEKEWREENKDLFMSLKDEEENNEGANVENEGLKMKVDLFRQQGLSVLETIYSAAVKALPSSFSLRKRLFEILEATDLAHSEEKREEMLNDMKRDFSTEPEYWDWLAKLEIVGPKSTQGMSEQKIVLSQVQKTIQVYEEALNIVPSAMMFNLYAKFLMGIIAPPEQENQNSLLPSHTVNYTSRLLMVYEKAEKMGYITEDLACQHISFYLQLGQLDEARKLAEKLCSGKLSDSAQLWLLRVSIEIRCITKDSSSPSKADLQSIFQLLTKVLPKVSISKAESLWLMALKFFANQKRFFDKLIEISLASLARDGGSENGFSLSSAIVNFVLQKDGVQHAREMYKQFLALPHPGLAIYKNCIELESNLSSVGDKDGIVNARKLYESALATYGQNVSLWQDFYSMEAKMGTSETATAVHWRARKTLKDSTALIAPLNL, from the exons ATGGCTGACGTGGTGCAATACCGGCTGGAGCGAATGGTGAACGAGCTCGACGACTTCGAGCGGCGCGGCCTCTTCACGCGCCGAGAGATCGCCGAGATCGTCAAGCAGCGCCGCAAGTACGAGTACCGCCTGAAACGGCCTAGCCCGCTCAAGCAGGACTATCTGGCTTACATCGAGTACGAGACTCAGCTCGACTTGCTCCGCCGACTCAGGAAGAAGTCGGTGGCGCGTGAGCTTAAAGAAAAGGGAAACATGAAGATGAAGCAGTACCATTCGGACTTCGCCGGCGTCACTAGGATCGTCGAGATTTTTCGCCTCGCTGTTACAAGGTTTAAAGGCGATATCGATTTGTGGTTTCGGTACCTTGAGTTTTGTAGGCTAAAAAGGAACGGAAGAATGAAAAAG GTATTGGCCCAGGTAATTAGGTTCCATCCAAAGGTCCCAGGAGTTTGGATATATGCTGCAGCTTGGGAATTTGACCATAACTTAAATGTTCCAGCTGCCCGTGCTCTCATGCAGAGTGGTTTGAGAGTCTGTCCAACTTCAGAAGACCTTTGGGTAGAGTATCTTCGGATGGAACTTACTTACCTTAATAAGTTAAAGGCCCGGAAGGTTGCACTCGGGGAGGATGAGGGAACTCTGGTCCATGATACTAGACTTGCTGATGAAAAAGAATGGAGAGAAGAAAACAAGGATTTATTTATGTCCCttaaagatgaagaagaaaataatgagGGAGCAAATGTTGAAAATGAGGGGTTAAAGATGAAAGTAGATTTGTTTCGGCAGCAAGGTTTGAGTGTTTTAGAAACTATTTATAGTGCAGCAGTCAAAGCGCTCCCTTCTAGTTTTAGCTTGAGAAAGCGGTTGTTTGAGATATTGGAAGCAACAGACCTAGCACATTCTGAAGAAAAGCGTGAGGAGATGCTAAATGACATGAAGAGAGATTTTTCAACAGAACCAGAATATTGGGACTGGCTTGCAAAACTTGAAATTGTTGGTCCTAAAAGTACACAAGGCATGAGTGAACAAAAAATTGTGCTTTCTCAGGTGCAAAAAACAATTCAG GTTTATGAAGAGGCTTTAAATATTGTACCTTCAGCCATGATGTTTAATCTGTATGCAAAGTTTTTGATGGGTATTATTGCTCCCCCAGaacaagaaaaccaaaattctttGCTGCCCAGTCATACTGTAAATTATACTTCACGCCTTTTGATGGTATATGAGAAGGCTGAAAAAATGGGTTACATTACAGAGGACCTTGCTTGCCAacatatttcattttatttgcaATTGGGACAATTGGATGAAGCTAGGAAACTGGCAGAAAAGCTTTGCAGTGGAAAACTATCAGATTCAGCACAGTTATGGCTATTAAGGGTCTCAATAGAAATTAGATGCATTACGAAGGATTCTTCTTCTCCAAGTAAAGCTGATCTACAATCCATCTTTCAACTTCTAACAAAAGTTCTGCCGAAAGTGTCCATCTCAAAAGCTGAAAGCTTGTGGCTAATG GCCCTCAAGTTCTTTGCAAATCAGAAGCGTTTTTTTGACAAGCTGATAGAGATTTCTCTTGCTTCATTAGCTAGAGATGGTGGCAGTGAAAATGGCTTTTCCCTCTCTTCTGCTATCGttaattttgttcttcaaaagGATGGAGTTCAGCATGCAAGAGAGATGTATAAGCA ATTTCTTGCTTTGCCGCATCCTGGTCTTGCTATATACAAAAATTGCATTGAATTGGAATCAAATCTTTCATCTGTTGGTGATAAAGATGGCATTGTAAATGCCCGCAAGTTATATGAATCTGCACTTGCTACTTACGGCCAAAATGTGAGCTTGTGGCAAGATTTCTATTCAATGGAGGCTAAG ATGGGAACATCAGAAACAGCAACTGCTGTCCATTGGCGTGCGCGGAAGACCCTAAAAGACTCAACTGCGCTCATTGCACCTCTCAATTTATGA
- the LOC115991087 gene encoding glycine-rich cell wall structural protein 1-like, translating to MGACAKLLHVALLLLGTTCGLSASIRTSGHGERNLGSVRNGGGGDDDYCSYRNWRSCGSFFGRGGRGLAADGKGVSHGGGGGGDDDTASGSSYGAGGGGGGGGGEGGGGGPTGGGFGHGSGFGVGVGIGGGGGGGGGGGGSGGGGGCGGIGGGFGYGSGFGASFGGGSEGGIGGGGGGGGSGFGRGSGHGSGYGVGAGVGIGGVKGGGGGGGGGGFGDSGGYGHGGGFGAGASDGGIGGAGGGGGGGGGANGGIGHGSGFGAGVGFGGIGGGGSKGGGTKGVAGEGSGSGGGEGVNGGSSGGKGVDIGGGVGQGYGGNNGIGIGFDIGIGFGFGIGSSGIEDSSNNGNNEP from the coding sequence ATGGGTGCTTGCGCTAAACTTCTGCATGTGGCTCTGCTTCTTCTGGGTACTACTTGTGGTTTGAGTGCTAGTATACGTACTAGTGGTCATGGAGAGAGAAACCTTGGTAGTGTAAGGAATGGcggtggtggtgatgatgattaTTGCTCATATCGAAATTGGAGGAGTTGTGGGAGTTTCTTTGGAAGAGGGGGTAGAGGTCTTGCTGCAGATGGTAAAGGAGTGAGTcatggtggaggtggaggtggtgaTGATGATACAGCTAGTGGGTCAAGTTATGGAGCTGggggtggtggaggaggaggaggaggggaaGGTGGTGGGGGAGGTCCAACTGGTGGAGGGTTTGGTCATGGTAGTGGATTTGGTGTTGGAGTTGgtattggtggtggtggtggtggtggtggtggtggtggtggcagcgGCGGAGGAGGTGGTTGTGGAGGCATTGGAGGAGGTTTTGGATATGGTAGTGGATTTGGTGCTAGTTTTGGTGGTGGTAGTGAAGGTGGAATaggaggaggtggaggtggtggtggtagtggtttTGGAAGAGGATCAGGTCATGGTAGTGGATATGGTGTAGGTGCAGGGGTTGGTATAGGAGGCGTTAAaggaggaggtggaggtggtggtggtggtggtttcgGTGATAGTGGAGGGTATGGCCatggtggtggttttggtgCAGGAGCCAGTGATGGAGGCATTGGAGGAGCaggaggaggtggtggtggtggtggtggtgctaaTGGAGGGATCGGCCATGGTAGTGGTTTTGGTGCAGGAGTTGGTTTTGGAGGCATTGGAGGTGGAGGTAGTAAAGGGGGTGGTACTAAAGGTGTTGCTGGTGAAGGTAGTGGCTCTGGTGGAGGTGAGGGTGTAAATGGTGGTAGTAGTGGTGGTAAAGGTGTTGACATAGGAGGAGGTGTTGGCCAAGGCTATGGCGGCAATAATGGGATTGGTATAGGATTCGACATTggaattggatttggatttggtattGGAAGTAGTGGAATTGAAGATAGCAGTAATAATGGTAATAATGAGCCCTAA